The Impatiens glandulifera chromosome 3, dImpGla2.1, whole genome shotgun sequence genome contains a region encoding:
- the LOC124929512 gene encoding U11/U12 small nuclear ribonucleoprotein 48 kDa protein produces the protein MDAVPFTMNPSTPFPSPPFSFPPSNPNPNPNSYPSFHPFPPPQYYHHHHHHASTFISSTAPPPPPPDLTSSLASLKEVIRLAESTVDSISSFLGTANVATADDNLSTCPFNPHHLVPPESLFRHSLQCPSSSAVLDLELLGSFRYHETLQSSDELTKQRSFVQELPPSNADLCFSFDDYGNFSNFFYRDCPGVVSSIHDGSSDRTFTLPRVLSAECANFFGSEEMDARSLFGGDCFSLLPSELCLIRRETENWNNYPSFYSYSMLRVLLCSGMANEQKFSRWVIMNSPRYGVVIDAPMRDHVVLLFKLCLKAIVREADGSAALLFDSEQKHLHTATMSFKCPILAGVMTWLGYQLSVLYGEINGKLYSANMLKQWVLDISLGLLVFPALQRLKSSQMDKSEKRSLEILEDKIDNVSILNKESIFVSQIAAAIAALFELSLFDKKVKALRTSGGISTRERMAEHAFLSQRADEERKRRPNYKPVIEHDGLLWKRHNQDTNKLKTREELLAEERDYKRRRMSYRGKKMKRTTTQVMRDIIEEYMGEIKQTGGIGCSKGTVEEKVSYNSISTNNNLPEQKENSRRSSEVTDEAADGDRNSLKLEDKERFRGRARDEYSEAEHRERRGRDSSSYYDHKERKRDRDRDRDRDKNESSHDVLHSRKRSQSRERYKHGKHERSSRQKDERVHHTSKTDDRSRRHSYKDRRLDYDVNEFEDRYNPI, from the exons ATGGACGCAGTTCCCTTCACCATGAATCCTTCAACTCCATTTCCATCTCCCCCCTTCTCATTTCCAccttcaaaccctaaccctaaccctaattcTTACCCCAGCTTTCACCCATTTCCTCCTCCCCAGTActatcaccaccaccaccaccacgcCTCAACTTTTATCTCCTCCACCGCGCCTCCGCCTCCGCCGCCTGACCTCACTTCCTCTCTCGCTTCTCTCAAGGAAGTAATTCGTCTGGCTGAATCAACTGTTGATTCCATATCTTCTTTTCTCGGCACTGCCAATGTTGCTACAGCTGACGACAACCTCTCCACTTGCCCTTTCAATCCTCATCACCTCGTTCCGCCGGAGTCCCTGTTTCGTCACTCTCTCCAATGTCCGTCCTCTTCAGCCGTTTTAGATCTGGAGCTCCTCGGATCGTTTCGTTATCACGAAACTCTACAGTCATCCGATGAGCTAACCAAACAGAGGAGTTTCGTTCAAGAACTGCCCCCGTCAAATGCAGACCTATGTTTCTCCTTCGACGACTATGGCAACTTCTCGAATTTCTTCTACCGTGATTGTCCTGGTGTTGTTAGTTCTATTCATGATGGTAGTTCCGACAGGACCTTTACGTTGCCGCGGGTGTTATCAGCAGAATGTGCCAATTTCTTTGGAAGCGAAGAAATGGATGCTAGGTCTTTGTTTGGAGGGGACTGTTTCAGCCTTCTTCCGTCGGAACTGTGTCTCATTAGGAGGGAAACCGAAAACTGGAATAATTATCCTTCTTTCTATTCATATAGCATGCTTAGGGTACTTTTATGTTCAGGAATGGCTAATGAACAGAAATTTTCAAGGTGGGTAATCATGAATTCGCCTCGTTATGGTGTTGTGATTGATGCACCTATGAGGGACCATGTAGTCTTGCTATTCAAACTTTGTTTGAAAGCAATTGTCAGGGAAGCTGATGGATCAGCTGCTTTGCTATTTGATTCAGAGCAAAAGCACCTGCATACAGCTACCATGAGTTTTAAATGTCCCATTCTGGCTGGTGTAATGACATGGTTAGGTTATCAGCTTTCTGTGCTGTATGGAGAAATTAATGGAAAACTTTATTCAGCTAACATGCTTAAACAGTGGGTGTTGGACATTTCTTTGGGCTTATTAGTCTTTCCTGCTCTCCAAAGATTAAAATCATCTCAAATGGATAAATCTGAGAAGCGGTCACTTGAAATTCTTGAGGACAAAATAGATAATGTTAGTATTCTAAATAAAGAGTCAATTTTCGTTTCCCAAATAGCAGCTGCAATTGCTGCTTTATTTGAACTatctttgtttgataaaaaagtCAAGGCACTAAGAACAAGTGGAGGGATTTCCACCCGCGAAAG aatgGCTGAGCATGCATTTTTGTCACAAAGAGCTGATGAAGAGCGAAAACGGCGACCAAACTATAAGCCTGTAATTGAGCACGACGGGCTACTTTGGAAGCGACATAATCAG GACACAAACAAGCTGAAGACACGAGAGGAGTTATTGGCTGAAGAAAGGGATTACAAACGCAGAAGGATGTCTTATCGTGGAAAGAAGATGAAGCGCACCACTACACAG GTGATGAGGGATATTATAGAGGAATACATGGGTGAAATCAAGCAGACAGGTGGCATTGGTTGTTCCAAGGGAACAGTTGAAGAAAAGGTTTCATACAATTCCATTTCCACAAATAATAACCTTCCCGAACAAAAAGAAAATTCTCGCCGCTCCTCTGAAGTCACTGATGAAGCAGCAGATGGTGACAGGAATTCTTTAAAGCTTGAAGATAAAGAAAGATTTAGAGGACGAGCAAGAGATGAGTATTCTGAAGCCGAACATCGTGAGCGTCGTGGGAGGGATTCAAGTTCGTATTATGAtcataaagaaagaaagagagaccGAGACAGGGATAGAGATAGGGATAAGAATGAGTCCAGTCATGATGTTTTACATTCTAGAAAGCGTTCTCAAAGCCGAGAAAGATATAAACATGGGAAACATGAAAGGTCTAGTAGGCAAAAGGATGAACGAGTTCATCATACATCAAAAACCGATGATAGATCGAGAAGACATTCGTACAAGGACCGCAGATTAGATTATGATGTAAACGAATTTGAAGACAGATATAACCCCATATGA
- the LOC124932199 gene encoding chorismate mutase 1, chloroplastic-like isoform X1, translating into MVSPGRRIMHKAVFSVIYYSICHLHATDGNSKLYSAHVSQMVVLNSNVTHPLGLLNDPNAFPVDGFSGSLVEFMVKETEKLHARVSTFKVSTGKYGIYMYFKNLLPRLVKEGDDGNCGSTAVCDTICLQALSKRIHYGKFVAEAKFRASPEDYTSAIKAQLRPKMADGFTYISNG; encoded by the exons atggtTTCACCTGGCCGGAGGATCATGCACAAAGCTGTTTTTTCAGTCATTTATTACTCTATATGTCATTTGCATGCAACCGATG GGAACTCAAAGCTTTACAGTGCGCATGTTTCACAAATGGTTGTCCTTAACTCTAATGTGACTCATCCATTAGGATTATTGAATGATCCTAATGCTTTTCCAGTTGATGGGTTTAGCGGGTCTTTGGTTGAGTTTATGGTCAAAGAAACTGAGAAGCTTCATGCTCGTGTATCCACCTTTAAAGTATCCACAG GAAAGTATGGGATATATATGTACTTTAAAAACCTTCTTCCCAGATTGGTTAAGGAAGGAGATGATGGTAATTGTGGATCAACAGCAGTATGTGACACAATTTGTCTTCAG GCCCTTTCGAAGAGAATTCACTATGGGAAATTTGTAGCAGAGGCTAAGTTTCGAGCTTCGCCCGAGGACTATACAAGTGCAATAAAAGCACAACTAA GACCGAAAATGGCTGATGGATTTACTTACATATCCAATGGTTGA
- the LOC124932199 gene encoding chorismate mutase 1, chloroplastic-like isoform X2, which yields MVVLNSNVTHPLGLLNDPNAFPVDGFSGSLVEFMVKETEKLHARVSTFKVSTGKYGIYMYFKNLLPRLVKEGDDGNCGSTAVCDTICLQALSKRIHYGKFVAEAKFRASPEDYTSAIKAQLRPKMADGFTYISNG from the exons ATGGTTGTCCTTAACTCTAATGTGACTCATCCATTAGGATTATTGAATGATCCTAATGCTTTTCCAGTTGATGGGTTTAGCGGGTCTTTGGTTGAGTTTATGGTCAAAGAAACTGAGAAGCTTCATGCTCGTGTATCCACCTTTAAAGTATCCACAG GAAAGTATGGGATATATATGTACTTTAAAAACCTTCTTCCCAGATTGGTTAAGGAAGGAGATGATGGTAATTGTGGATCAACAGCAGTATGTGACACAATTTGTCTTCAG GCCCTTTCGAAGAGAATTCACTATGGGAAATTTGTAGCAGAGGCTAAGTTTCGAGCTTCGCCCGAGGACTATACAAGTGCAATAAAAGCACAACTAA GACCGAAAATGGCTGATGGATTTACTTACATATCCAATGGTTGA
- the LOC124930891 gene encoding cytochrome P450 CYP72A219-like, with protein sequence MKLEVLGFSSCLLIIILVLLWRVLEWVWFGPKRLERLLRNQGFHGNPYKPINGDLNQLLAMNKQAHSAPISLSDHHDVITRVDSFGLHTVNRHGKKSFMWFGPVPHVIITEPELIKEIMSKNFIFQKPEQHPLAMLVATGTATYNHDKWTKHRRIVNPAFHLEKLKNMLSAFYESCSEMTNAWEKSIKEFGEEIDVWPQIKTLSADVISRTAFGSSYEEGRKIFQLQREQIELFLQALAFFHIPGYRFLPTKVNRRMKQIAKEMNDLLMGLIDKRLEAIKDGKGNNNDLLAILLESNLKEIDQLKEKGEKSTNVKGGMSIQDVIGESKLFYLAGQETTAILLVWTMVLLSKHQDWQIRARDEILQAFGNNGTPDFNGLSHLKIVTAILYEVLRLYPPLVSITRVLLEDTKLGPSTVLPKGVTVSIPTYLLHHDKEIWGDDVKEFNPERFIEGVSKATKSQVSYFPFGWGPRVCIGQNFALLEAKMALVMILQRFSLELSPSYAHAPCPAILVQPQFGAHLILRKI encoded by the exons ATGAAGTTGGAAGTTCTAGGTTTTAGCAGTTGTTTATTGATCATCATCCTTGTTTTGTTATGGCGAGTGTTGGAATGGGTCTGGTTTGGTCCCAAGAGACTCGAAAGGCTTCTGAGAAATCAAGGATTCCATGGAAATCCGTACAAACCCATCAACGGCGACCTGAACCAGCTCTTAGCCATGAATAAACAAGCTCACTCAGCCCCCATCTCTCTCTCCGACCACCATGACGTCATCACTCGGGTCGACTCCTTCGGACTCCACACTGTCAACCGCCACG GAAAGAAATCTTTCATGTGGTTTGGGCCAGTTCCACATGTAATCATAACGGAACCTGAGCTTATAAAAGAGATAATGTCAAAGAATTTCATCTTTCAAAAGCCCGAACAACATCCACTTGCCATGTTGGTAGCCACCGGAACAGCAACTTATAATCATGATAAATGGACCAAACACAGAAGAATAGTTAATCCTGCTTTTCATTTGGAGAAATTAAAG AACATGCTTTCAGCATTTTATGAAAGCTGCAGCGAGATGACTAATGCATGGGAGAAGAGCATCAAGGAGTTTGGAGAAGAAATCGATGTATGGCCTCAAATCAAGACGTTATCAGCAGATGTGATATCGCGAACAGCGTTTGGAAGCAGTTATGAGGAAGGAAGAAAGATCTTTCAGCTTCAGAGAGAACAAATTGAACTTTTCCTTCAAGCTTTGGCTTTCTTTCATATTCCAGGATATAGGTTTCTGCCAACAAAGGTGAACAGGAGAATGAAGCAAATAGCAAAAGAAATGAATGATTTACTCATGGGTCTGATAGATAAGAGATTGGAAGCCATCAAGGATGGTAAAGGCAACAATAATGATCTACTGGCCATATTGTTGGAGTCCAACTTGAAAGAAATTGATCAATTGAAAGAAAAGGGTGAAAAGAGTACTAATGTAAAAGGGGGAATGAGCATTCAAGATGTGATTGGGGAAAGCAAACTATTTTACTTGGCAGGGCAGGAAACAACTGCCATTTTGCTTGTTTGGACAATGGTTTTATTGAGCAAGCATCAAGATTGGCAAATAAGAGCTAGAGACGAGATTCTACAAGCTTTTGGTAACAATGGCACGCCTGATTTTAACGGGCTAAGCCACCTTAAAATC gtaACTGCTATACTATATGAGGTTCTTCGACTCTACCCTCCTCTAGTTTCAATAACAAGGGTCCTCCTCGAAGACACCAAGTTAGGACCATCAACGGTCTTACCAAAAGGAGTGACGGTTTCTATACCAACTTATCTTCTACACCATGACAAAGAGATTTGGGGTGATGATGTCAAGGAATTTAATCCAGAAAGGTTCATCGAAGGAGTGTCAAAGGCAACAAAGAGTCAAGTGTCGTATTTCCCATTTGGTTGGGGGCCAAGGGTTTGTATCGGTCAAAACTTCGCACTACTAGAGGCAAAGATGGCGTTGGTTATGATTTTGCAACGGTTTAGTTTGGAGCTTTCTCCATCTTATGCACATGCACCGTGTCCTGCTATACTTGTTCAACCGCAGTTTGGTGCTCATTTGATTCTCCGTAAAATCTAG